A single Triticum dicoccoides isolate Atlit2015 ecotype Zavitan chromosome 2A, WEW_v2.0, whole genome shotgun sequence DNA region contains:
- the LOC119352112 gene encoding auxin-induced protein 15A-like, with amino-acid sequence MCNVITIPSVAWLRRAVRRWRARRSASAPVPAGHVAVCAEGARFMVRLAHLSHPAFLELLRQAEEEYGFRSGASGPVALPCDEARLRDVLRRVSSSCDSEEPRRPFCRRRGDSRPLLQAVAVEKLFL; translated from the coding sequence ATGTGCAACGTCATCACGATCCCGTCGGTCGCCTGGCTGCGCCGGGCCGTGCGCCGGTGGCGCGCCCGCCGCTCCGCCTCCGCGCCGGTGCCGGCGGGGCACGTGGCGGTCTGCGCGGAGGGCGCGCGGTTCATGGTGCGGCTGGCGCACCTCAGCCACCCGGCCTTCCTGGAGCTgctccggcaggcggaggaggagtACGGCTTCCGGTCCGGCGCCTCCGGCCCCGTCGCGCTCCCCTGCGACGAGGCCCGCCTCCGCGACGTCCTCCGCCGCGTCTCTTCCTCGTGCGACTCAGAGGAGCCGCGCCGCCCCTTCTGCCGCCGCCGTGGCGACTCGCGGCCGCTGCTGCAGGCGGTGGCCGTGGAGAAGCTCTTCTTGTGA